The genomic stretch GGTACAAAACTAACAGGGAAGTGGCATCATAATCATTACACCATCGTAAAGCAACTAGGCATAGGTGCAACCGGAGTTGTCTATTTGGTTCACTCGCCAAATGGAGAAATGGCAGCGTTAAAGTTAAGCTTTGATAACAACTCTGTAACGGCTGAGGTAAATGTATTACGTAACTTCTCAAAGGTCCATGGCAAGTCTGTTGGACCTTTCTTATTCGATGTAGACGACTGGATTTATCGTAATCAAGCACTCTCTTTTTATGTAATGGAATATGTAAAGGGAACATCGTTAAAAGCTTTCATTGCGAAAAGAGGCAAGGAATGGGTAAATGTACTGGCCATACAGCTATTAGGCGACTTACATGAACTACACAAGGAAGGATGGGTCTTTGGAGACTTAAAGCCTGAGAACTTGGTTGTAAGTGACCAGCCTGTCAAGGTTCGTTTAATCGATGTAGGTGGAACGACAATGCAAGGGAGAGCTATCAAAGAGTTTACAGATTACTATGATCGAGCATATTGGGGGTTTGGCTCTCGAAAAGCTGAGCCAACATATGACTTGTTTGCTATGGCCATGATTATAATCGAATTATTAATCGGCGAACGTTTAAATAAAACCGATAAACCTAATGAACAACTAAAGAAATTATTAAAAACACATAACGCTCTGTTAGCACATCGTTCTACTTTGTATAAAGCGGTTCATGGCAACTATCGTACAGCTCATGAGATGAAGCAAGATCTGATTGAAGGAACCAAGGGCGGTGAATCAGTTACATCTGTAGGTAATCAAAAGGTTCGTCAGCATAGTCCAAAGCGTGTTAAAGTAAAGAAGAAGCGTACACATTTCCTAGAAACTGTTTTATTAGGAGCATCCGTCATGTTTATGTATTTGTTATATCTTTTCATTCAAGTACTATAAATGTGAAACTTTTTAATGGAATATCCGTAAAATGAGAAGGGAATAGTGGTAACTAGTCTTAATCACGTAAGGATGAACAGGATAATGGAAAGGGAAACAACAGAATTTATTGATAAACATAACCTTTTACCAACTAATGCAACGGTCTTAGTTGGTGTTTCTGGAGGTCCAGACTCCTTAGCATTGCTTCATTTTTTACATAAGGAGCAGATGCACAGAAATTTACACCTAGTGGCGCTGCACGTTGACCATATGTTTCGAGGAGAAGAGTCTAGACGTGACTTAGAATACGTGCAAGCTTATTGCAGAGATGCAGGTATTACTTTTGAAGGTGTTAGTATCGATGTAACAGCTTATCAAAAAAAGAACAAAGTATCTGCTCAAGTAGCAGCTAGAGAATGTCGATATACGTTCTTTGAAGAAATGATGAATAAGTACGGTGCAGAGGTACTAGCTTTAGCTCATCACGGAGATGATCAAGTAGAAACCATACTTATGAGGTTAGCGCGAGGTAGTACGATGAAAGGGTATGGAGGTATGGAGGTAAAGCGTCCTTATGCCACAGGGTCTCTCGTTCGCCCTTTTTTATCTGTTACAAAAGAACAAATTTTATTATATTGCAGGAAATTTAACTTAAATCCTAGAATAGACCCTACTAACGAGAAGGATACATATACTCGTAATCGCATTAGGCAATATATATTACCTTTTTTAAAGGATGAATATCACGATATACATGAAAAATTTCAGGCTTTTAGTGAAAACTTATATGAAGATCAAGTCTATTTAGAGGAATTAACAACACAAGAAATGAATAAGGTAATTAAACAGCAAAGACAAGGGTATCTTTTAATGAGTCGAGGGTCTTTCCTTAATATAAGCAAACCTTTACAAAGGCGTGGGATTCAACTAATATTAAACTATCTCTATAAAAAAATCCCTTCAGATCTTTCCTCAGTTCATATTAATAATTTATTGAGGTTTTTAGAAGCTGATAAACCTTCTGGTGTGCTTCACTTTCCAAATAAGCTGACAATTTCTCGTTCGTATGACGACTGTATGTTCACTTTTGAATTTACGCAGTCTATTCCAGCATATGAATATGATATTCCCATTCCAGGGGTTATTCAGCTGCCGAATGGTCATTCCCTTACTGCTAGCATACATAATGGAGAATATGATAAGCAAGACGCTGACATCTTTTTAGTAGATGATAGTAAGGTTAGGTTTCCGATTCGGGTTCGAACGCGAAAACCAGGAGATAAAATTCAATTAAAAGGCATGAAGGGGCATAAAAAGGTAAAGGATATCTTTATTGATGAAAAAGTGCCTTTAGAGAAAAGAAATGCGTGGCCTATTGTAGAAGATAGTAATGGTACAATTTTATGGCTGCCAAAATTAAAAAAATCTGCTTATGAATTACACACTCATAAGTTAAGATATGTTATTTTATACTATAAGTAGGGAAAACTTCTAGGAGGCAAGCAAGGAATGAAGCATGATATTAAAGAAATTCTAATTTCAGAGGAAGAAATACAGGCAAAGGTAAAGGATTTAGGACAACTACTCACTGAAGAGTATCAAGATCGCTTTCCTTTAGTAATTGGTGTATTAAAAGGTGCCATGCCTTTTATGTCTGACCTAATTAAACGCATCGATACATATTTAGAAATGGACTTTATGGATGTATCAAGCTATGGTAAAGAAATGGTTTCTTCTGGTGAAGTAAAAATCTTAAAGGATTTAGATACTTCTGTAGAAGGTCGAGACATCTTAATTTTAGAAGATATTATTGATAGTGGATTAACGCTAAGCTATTTAGTAGAGTTATTTAAGTATCGCAAAGCAAAATCAATTAGAATCGTAACACTATTAGACAAACCAACTGGGCGTAAAGCGGATATTAAAGCAGATTACGTTGGCTTTGAAGTTCCAGATGCTTTCGTAGTAGGGTATGGGTTAGATTATCAGGAAAAGTATCGTAACCTACCTTACATTGGCGTGCTAAAACCAGAAGTGTATAGTAACTAATCAGCATATTTGCAAATGCAATTTGTTGGATAGGATATAGGTTCTATGGTACTATTGAATACAGTATTTGTTTATCGTGGGAGGAGGTAAGAAATGAATCGGATCTTCCGTAATACCATCTTTTATTTACTTATATTTTTAGTCATTATTGGCGTGGTCAGTTTCTTCAGTGGTTCCAACCAAAAGACTGAAGCAATGCGATATGACACATTTGTAGGACACTTGGAAAGTGGAGATATTGAATCATTAACATTGAAGCCTGAACGTGGGGTTTATGTTGTACAAGGGAAATTAGAATCTTATAATGAGGATCAGAAATTCCAAACTTACATTGTAGATGGTGATCAAGCGTTAGAGCGTATTAATGCCGCTGCAAATAGTAAGGAAATTCAGGTAAAGGTTGACCCAGCAGATGAAACAAGTGGTTGGGTAACATTCTTTACATCAATTATACCTTTTGTCATTATCTTCATTCTCTTCTTCTTCTTACTAAACCAAGCTCAAGGTGGCGGTAGCCGTGTAATGAACTTTGGTAAAAGTAAAGCGAAGCTTTACAGTGAAGAAAAGAAGAAAGTTAAGTTCAAAGATGTTGCAGGTGCAGACGAAGAGAAGCAAGAACTTGTTGAGGTTGTAGAGTTCTTGAAAGACCCTCGTAAATTTGCCGACTTAGGGGCTCGAATTCCAAAAGGTGTGCTTCTTGTAGGCCCTCCAGGAACGGGTAAAACATTATTAGCGAGAGCTGTAGCTGGTGAAGCAGGCGTGCCTTTCTTCTCAATCAGTGGTTCAGACTTTGTTGAAATGTTTGTTGGTGTTGGTGCATCACGTGTGCGTGACTTGTTTGAAAACGCAAAGAAAAATGCACCTTGTATTATCTTCATCGATGAAATTGATGCTGTAGGTCGTCAACGTGGTGCTGGTCTAGGTGGAGGTCACGATGAACGTGAACAAACTCTAAACCAATTGCTTGTTGAAATGGATGGCTTTGGTGCTAATGAAGGAATCATTATCATTGCAGCAACAAACCGCCCTGATATTTTAGATCCAGCTTTATTACGTCCAGGACGTTTTGATCGTCAGATTACTGTAGATCGTCCAGATGTAAATGGTCGTGAAGCGGTATTAAAAGTACATGCCCGCAACAAACCTTTAGATGAAAATGTGAATCTAAATGCTATTGCGATGCGTACACCAGGTTTCTCAGGAGCCGACTTAGAAAACTTGTTAAACGAAGCTGCTTTAGTAGCTGCACGACAAGATAAGAAAAAAATTGATATGAGTGATATCGATGAAGCAACGGACCGCGTAATTGCGGGACCAGCTAAAAAGAGTCGCGTTATTTCTAAAAAAGAACGCAATATTGTCGCGTACCACGAAGCTGGTCACACAATTATTGGTGTTGTATTAGATGAAGCGGATATGGTACATAAAGTAACGATTGTTCCACGTGGGCAAGCAGGCGGTTATGCTGTAATGCTTCCGAAAGAAGATCGCTATTTCATGACAAAACCAGAGCTTTTAGATAAGATCGTTGGTTTATTAGGTGGACGTGTAGCTGAGGAATTAATCTTTGGCGAAGTAAGTACAGGTGCACATAATGACTTCCAACGTGCAACAAGTATCGCAAGACGTATGGTTACTGAATACGGTATGAGCGATAAGTTAGGTCCAATGCAGTTTGGTCAGTCACAAGGTGGCCAAGTGTTCTTAGGACGTGACATCCAAAATGAACAAAACTATAGTGACGCAATTGCTCATCAAATTGATTTAGAAATTCAACAGTTCATTAAAGATAGCTACGAGCGTGCAAGACAAATCCTAACTGAAAATCGTGATAAGTTAGAACTTGTTGCTCAAACGTTATTAAAAGTTGAAACATTAGATGCTGAGCAAATCAAGCACTTGGTTGATCATGGCACGCTTCCAGATCGTTCTCCAAAAAGCAGTGATGAAGATGTAAAAGTAAACATTCAATCAAAGCCAGATCAAGAAGAAGAGCCTAAAGAATAAAAAAGTAAGATGCTCCTATGAGCATCTTACTTTTTTTTTGTTTCTATATGAATATTAGTAAGAAAAAGGAAAAGCTTCTTTTACTGTACACCCCTTTTTCTTAGTTATGGTATGATGGTTTCAGTGTAAATATTGATTAAAGGCGAAGTGGTGATTAACATGATTTTTGTATTAGATGTTGGAAATACGAATACTGTATTAGGAGTATATGATGGTGATGAACTAAAATATCATTGGCGCATTGAAACGAGTCGTAATAAGACAGAAGATGAATACGGAATGACAATTAAGGCACTCCTTGAGCACGTTGGTTTATCTTTTAGAGATATTCATGGTATTATTATCTCCTCTGTAGTACCACCAATTATGTTTGCATTGGAACGTATGTGCCAAAAATATTTTCATTTAAAGCCGCTTATAGTAGGCCCTGGTATTAAAACAGGTTTAAATATTAAATATGAAAACCCAAGAGAGGTTGGAGCAGACCGTATCGTCAATGCAGTAGCAGGTATTAAGCTTTATGGCAGCCCACTAATTATTGTCGATTTTGGAACAGCAACAACTTACTGTTATATTGACGAAGATAAGCAGTATATGGGAGGAGCTATCGCACCTGGTATTAACATCTCTACGGAAGCGCTGTATTCTAGAGCATCTAAGCTTCCAAGAATTGAAATTGCTAGGCCGAATAGCATTGTAGGCAAAAATACAGTTTCTGCGATGCAAGCAGGAATTTTATATGGATATGTTGGGCAAGTTGAAGGTATTGTTACACGAATGAAAGAGCAATCAAACGTAAACCCTAAAGTAATTGCAACAGGTGGTTTAGCAACATTAATCGCAAAAGAGTCAGATATTATTGACATTGTAGATCCGTTTTTAACATTAAAAGGTCTACAGATTATCTATACGAAAAATATGGAATAAGAGGAGTTAGTATTATTATGAGTGACTACTTAGTCAAAGCTTTAGCATATAATAATCAAGTTCGTGCCTACGCTGTGAAAACAACGGAAGCAGTAGGCGAAGCGCAGCGTCGCCATTATACGTGGCCAACAGCTTCAGCAGCATTAGGTCGTACGATGAGTGCTGGTGTAATGATGGGCGCAATGTTAAAGGGAGAACAAAAGTTAACTATAAAGGTTGAAGGTGGAGGACCAATTGGCGCAATCTTGGTAGATAGCAATGCCAAAGGGGAAGTTCGTGGTTATGTTACAAACCCACAAACGCACTTTGACCTAAACAAACATGGTAAGCTAGATGTTGCTCGTGCAGTAGGTACGGGAGGTACGCTTAGCGTAGTAAAAGACGTTGGTATGAGAGATCAATTTAATGGTCAAGTACCGATTGTATCAGGTGAATTAGGAGAAGATTTTACCTATTATTTTGTAACATCTGAACAAGTTCCTTCATCAGTGGGTGTTGGTGTTTTAGTAAACCCAGATAATTCAATTTTAGCTGCAGGTGGTTTTATTATTCAGCTGTTACCAGGAACAGATGAAGCAACAATCTCAGCAATTGAACAGCGTTTAGAAACCATTGAACCAATCTCTAAACTTATCCAACGTGGATTAACACCAGAAGAGATTTTAGAAGAAGTTCTAGGAAAAGATAACCTGAAAATTCTTGAAACCATGCCTGTTCAATTCAAATGTCAATGTTCTAAAGAGCGCATTGGCAATGCAATTATCAGCTTAGGAAAAGATGAAATTCAATCAATGATTGATGAAGATGGCAAAGCTGAAGCACAGTGTCACTTCTGCAATGAAATGTATCACTTCCCTGCTGAAGAACTTAAAGAAATGAAAGAAGAAGCTATATAATCCTTTGAAAAAGACATCGCATACAGCCGGTGTCTTTTTCTTTTGAAGTTTGGTCTGAAAGTGATACAGTAAGGATATAATGGTCTAGAAAAATAGAAAAAAAAGTCATTGTCACAAAACAAAATGATTGACAATTTAGAAAATAACTGATAAATTTTATACAAATTCAATAAAATTACTCGGGATTAGGAGTGGAGATATGGCACGCGTAGCAAATTCAATTACGGAATTAATTGGTCAAACACCAATTGTTAAATTAAATCGTTTAGTTGAAGAAGATATGGCAGATGTATACTTAAAGTTAGAGTTTATGAACCCAGGAAGCAGCGTGAAAGATCGTATTGCGTTAGCAATGATTGAAGATGCGGAAGCTAAAGGTGTTTTAAAGCCTGGCGACACAATTATTGAACCTACAAGCGGTAACACAGGTATCGGTTTAGCGATGGTTGCAGCAGCAAAAGGATACCGTGCGATTTTAACAATGCCTGAAACAATGAGTATTGAACGTCGTAACCTACTTCGTGCATATGGAGCGGAGTTAGTCTTAACACCAGGACCTGAAGGAATGAAAGGAGCTGTTAATAAGGCTTCTGAATTAGCGAAAGAACATGGTTATTTTATTCCTCAACAGTTCCAAAATGAAGCAAACCCTGAAGTGCACCGTAAAACAACAGGTAAAGAAATCGTTGAACAATTTGGTGACCAACTTGATGCTTTTGTAGCTGGGATTGGAACAGGGGGAACGATTACAGGTGCTGGAGAAGTATTGAAAGAAGCTTACCCAGAGATCAAACTTTATGCTGTAGAACCAGCAGACTCACCAATTTTAAGTGGTGGTCAGCCAGGGCCTCATAAAATTCAAGGAATTGGTGCTAACTTTATACCAGGTGTGTTAAATACAGACCTATATGACCATATCATTCCTGTGAAAAATGAAGAAGCATTTGACTATGCTCGAAAAGTAGCTAAAACTGAAGGTGTATTAGTCGGAATTTCTTCAGGTGCAGCAATTTTTGCAGCATTAAAAGTAGCAAAAGAATTAGGAAAAGGTAAGAAAGTGTTAGCCATTATTCCAAGTAATGGTGAGCGCTATTTAAGCACACCATTATTCCAATTTGAGGAGCAAACACAAGGTCAGTCTTGATAAGCTACGATAAATCGTTTTTATTTAGCTACCCCTTTAAGCCACAGTAATTTTGTGGCTTAAAGGGGTAGTTTTTTTCATCTAGTGAATAACTTTCAAAAATCATGTAAAATAAAGATAGGTGATTCATTTTAGGAGAGTGAGCAAATGCAGCAACGAATGACATGGGGTGAATCGATTTCGATTCCGAAGGATAAATGGTTTAGTAAGTATCAAGAATTATCTGTAGATGAGCCGCATCACATATTGTTGGAGAGTGGGCGAGGCGGTAACTTTCATATTATGGGCCTTAACCCTATCGCTATTCTACGAGGAGAGTCTAACGAGCTTCATATTATAGAGCAAGAAAGACGAAGTGTTGAAAAGGGTAATCCACTGCACTTGATGCGTAAATGGATGAAGAAGTACCAAACATCTCAACGTAAAGAACTGCCTCCATTTCAAGGTGGGGCCATTGGTTATATCAGCTATGATTACGTGAGGTACGTAGAACATGTACCAACAATAGCAGATGATCCGTTAAAGATGCCTGATATTTATTTTTTAATTTTTGATGATGTCTTTGTATATGACCACCATAAAGAAGAGCTATGGATAATAGTGAACCACACAGATGAAGAACATGCTAAAGCTCGTTTAACTTCATATAAAAATCAATGGTTGGCTAAAACAAATTATACCCCTGCTTATGAAAAGGTGGAGAGCGTTAATACGCAAACAACTTTGTCAATGTCAGAGGAAGAGTTTGGTGTGGCTGTTGAAAAGATAAAAGAATACATTGGACAAGGTGATGTATTTCAAGTTAACTTATCTGTAAGACAGTCACAGCCTCTTAATACACATCCAATGCATATTTACGAACAGGTCCGAAAGATTAATCCTTCTCCATACATGTCGTATATGCAAACGGATGAGTTTCATTTAGTGAGCTGCTCACCAGAGTTGTTAGTTAAAAAGTCGGGAGTTGAGCTCAGCACGAGGCCAATCGCAGGAACAAGGTCTAGAGGAAAGACAAATGAAGAAGACAATGCACTGGCTAAAGAGTTAATTGAAAATGAAAAAGAGCGTGCTGAGCACGTGATGCTCGTTGATTTAGAGAGAAATGACTTAGGTAGAGTAAGTAAGTATGGGACTGTTTGTGTAGATGAATTTATGGTGATTGAAAAATACTCCCATGTTATGCACATCGTATCAAATGTCAAAGGTGAAATTGCTGAGAATAAAGATTTTGTAGATGTAGTAGACGCCGTATTTCCAGGAGGAACCATTACAGGTGCACCAAAGGTTCGTACAATGGAAATTATTGAAGAACTAGAGCCTGTTCGAAGAGGTATCTATACGGGATCAATTGGTTGGATAGGCTATAATGGTGAGATGGAAATTAACATCGCAATTCGCACAATGGTCGTCCAAGATAGTCAAGTACATGTACAAGCGGGAGCTGGTGTTGTTATTGACTCGAACCCTAAATATGAGTACAAAGAGTCTTTAAAAAAGGCTATGGCTTTGTGGAAAGCAAAAGAGCAGAGTGAAAAAGAGCTGAGTGGAGGATGAGAACAGATGATTTTAATGATTGATAACTACGATTCATTTACATTTAATTTAGTACAGTATTTAGGTGAGCTAGGTCATGAGTTAGTGGTCAAGCGTAATGATGAAATTACAATTGAGGAGATTGAAAATCTTAACCCTGACTTTTTAATGATTTCTCCAGGACCATGTAGTCCCAACGAAGCGGGTATTAGCTTGGAAGCAATTAAATATTTTGCTGGTAAAATTCCGATTTTTGGGGTTTGTCTTGGACATCAGTCCATTGGTCAAGCGTTTGGTGGAAATGTTATTAGAGCTGATAAACTTATGCATGGTAAAACGTCCGAAATGCACCATGATGGAAAAACAATCTTTGAAGGGTTGGATAATCCTTTTACAGCTACTCGCTATCACTCTTTAATTGTAGAGACCGAATCGCTACCTGACTGCTTTGAGGTGTCAGCATGGACAGATGAAAATGAGATTATGGCTATTCGTCATAAAACTATGCCAATTGAGGGTGTCCAATTTCACCCTGAATCCATTATGACTTCATATGGTCGAGAAATGCTGGGGAATTTTATTAATACGTATCAAAAAAAGGGCGTGTAACCTTTGTACATTTATGTAAATGGAGAGATCTTAGAAAGAAGCAAAGCAACTATTTCTCCTTTTGACCATGGTTATATGTATGGCCTAGGTTTATTTGAAACGATGAGAATCTATAATGGTCATCCATTTTTATTAGATGATCATCTGAGTCGATTACAAAGCGGCTTATCGCTTTTAAATATTGAATGGACATATTCAAAGGAAGATGTACTTACAATTCTTAACGAGTTGCTGCAAAAGAATAATCTTCAAAATGCGTATGTTCGTCTAAACGTATCTGCAGGTGTAGGTGAAATTGGACTACAGGTAGAAGCATACACTCACCCATCGTTCATTGTTTATGTAAAGCCTATGCCTGATAAGAAAACCCCTCTTGTAAAAGAGGGGGTTATTCTTGAAACAAAAAGAAATACACCTGAAAGTAATGAACGTCTGAAATCCCATCATTATTTAAATAATATCTTAGCCAAAAGGGAAGTTGGAAACGATATGAATAAGGAAGGGATTTTCTTAACAAAGGAAGGGTTCTTAGCTGAAGGTATTGTTTCAAACCTTTTCTTTGTGAAAGGTAAAACCGTCTTTACTCCTGCTATTGAAACGGGAATATTAAATGGTATTACTCGCCAATTTATATGTAAGCTTTTGAGCGCCAAAGGGATTTTTGTTAAAGAAGGATTCTTTACATTATCAGAGCTTTTGGAGAGCGAAGAAATCTTTATGACAAATTCAATTCAAGAAATTTTTGCTATCCATAAAGTTGGGGAAAAAGAGTTTAAAACCGGTGAACAAACGCTAACCTATACATTACAGCGACAATATGAGAAGTATACTTCTTATTTATGGAGTAAAGAAGATGTACGAAAGGAAGTCTTAGATGACAAAAACGGTAGTAAATGGTCAATTTATTGATTGTGGTTCCCATAAGTTAGATTATTCTACAAAGACGTTAATCATGGGAATTTTAAACGTAACCCCAGACTCGTTTTCAGATGGTGGTTCATTTAATCATATCGATAAAGCAGTTGAGCATGCTAAACAAATGGTCATAGATGGTGCAGACCTTATTGATATTGGTGGTGAATCAACACGTCCAGGAAGCGACAAAGTAAGTATGGAAGAAGAATTAAAGCGTACGATTCCTGTTATTAAAGATTTATCTCGGAACCTAGACGTTCCTATCTCTATTGATACGTATAAGTCTCAGGTAGCAAAGCAAGCAATTGAAGCAGGTGCACATATTATCAATGACGTATGGGGAGCTAAGGCAGATCCACAAATGGCAGAAGTAGCTGCTCATTATAATGTACCTATTATCCTCATGCATAATAGAGACAATAAAAATTACCAAAACCTCATTCCAGATATGATTGGGGATTTGTATGAAAGCATAAAAATCGTTAAAAATGCTGGTGTAAAAGATGAGAACATTATCTTAGACCCAGGGGTTGGATTTGCTAAGACGGTAGAGCAAAATATTGAAGTTATTCAAAATATGGATAAGTTTACAGCACTAGGTTACCCTGTTTTGTTGGCTACATCTCGAAAGTCAACAATTGGACATGTTCTTAATCTACCTCCAAAAGAACGTGTGGAAGGAACTGCTGCCACTATTGGAATGGGTATTTCCAAAGGTATTCATATGACAAGAGTACATGATGTGAAAGAGATCGCTCGCTTCACAAAGATGATGGATGTTCTAGTTGGTAAAGGGGTAATAGAGCATGGATAAAATTCATGTAAACAATATGCGCTTTTATGGTTATCACGGCGTTTTTTCTGAAGAAAATAAGTTAGGTCAACGTTTTAATGTAGACTTAACTGTAGAATTAGATTTGAAAAAAGCTGGTCAAGAGGATGATTTAGAGGCAACTGTAAGCTACGCAGAGCTTTACGAAGTATGTAAAAATATTGTAGAGAAAGAAACGTTTAAGCTAGTTGAAACGATTGCTGAGACTATTGCGACAACAGTTTTATTCTCTTACCACCTGATTCAAAGTTGTACCGTAAAAGTATATAAGCCCGACCCTCCGATTCAAGGTCATTATGATTCGGTTGCCGTCGAAATTACAAGGAGCCGCTAATGAACAATAGAGCTTTTATAGCCCTAGGGTCTAATATTAAAAGCCGCAGTAACTATTTAAAGCAAGCTGTCCAATCACTAAACAGTCATGAAGGTATTTTATTAGAAAATCTTTCTTCAGTATACGAGACAGATCCGGTTGGCTACACTAACCAAAGTGCTTTCTTAAATATGGTAGCCGAAATTAAAACAGAACTTCCTCCCTTAGGGTTACTAGATGTTTTGCAGGAGATTGAGCTACAGCAAAATCGAAAAAGAGAGGTTGTATGGGGACCACGAACGTTAGACTTGGATATTCTTCTCTACAATGAAGAGGTTATACATAGTTCTAGGCTTATCGTTCCTCATCCTCGAATGACAGAAAGAGCATTTGTAATGGTCCCTCTATCAGAAATTGCTAGTGACTTTATTATGCCTACTGAAGATATACCTACATTATACTTAGCGAAACGATTAGCTGCAGAACAAGGGATTAAATTAATTGGTGACTTACATGACGTGACGATTCCATAAAAACGTTTTTTGTTTTTAAGAGCCAGGAGGTTTACTTGCTTTTCTTAGTTCGTTACAATAAGAAATTGATAACCAAACATTATTTAGAATTCGTTAAGGCCGAAAGTGCGTAAGGGAAAGAAGTAATATAACTACGCGTTAAGGCAGTTGTGTTACTATATTAAGTTGTTTTAGCTTGAGACAAGAAAATACTGTAAGTCTAAAGCGATTTGACATAGAGAAACGACTGAATTTATAATAATTTTAAAGAAACGTAGGAATTGCCAGTGGAAAAGCTGGCCTTTTTTCTGTTTTAGAAAATTTATTAATACGATGGAGATGAGCACATAATGAATCATGAAGAATTAAATGATCAACTTCTCGTTCGTCGTGAAAAAATGAACAACCTTCGAGAACAAGGTATGGATCCATTTGGGAAACGCTTCGAACGTACACATACATCACAAGAGATCGTTAACGCATACGAAGAACTAACGAAAGAAGCTTTAGAGGAAAACGAAGTTTCAGTTTTATTAGCAGGACGTATTATGACAAAGCGCGGAAAAGGAAAAGCAGGCT from Bacillus sp. 1780r2a1 encodes the following:
- a CDS encoding protein kinase family protein; protein product: MNTTMKNLVCNLTAGTKLTGKWHHNHYTIVKQLGIGATGVVYLVHSPNGEMAALKLSFDNNSVTAEVNVLRNFSKVHGKSVGPFLFDVDDWIYRNQALSFYVMEYVKGTSLKAFIAKRGKEWVNVLAIQLLGDLHELHKEGWVFGDLKPENLVVSDQPVKVRLIDVGGTTMQGRAIKEFTDYYDRAYWGFGSRKAEPTYDLFAMAMIIIELLIGERLNKTDKPNEQLKKLLKTHNALLAHRSTLYKAVHGNYRTAHEMKQDLIEGTKGGESVTSVGNQKVRQHSPKRVKVKKKRTHFLETVLLGASVMFMYLLYLFIQVL
- the tilS gene encoding tRNA lysidine(34) synthetase TilS, whose amino-acid sequence is MERETTEFIDKHNLLPTNATVLVGVSGGPDSLALLHFLHKEQMHRNLHLVALHVDHMFRGEESRRDLEYVQAYCRDAGITFEGVSIDVTAYQKKNKVSAQVAARECRYTFFEEMMNKYGAEVLALAHHGDDQVETILMRLARGSTMKGYGGMEVKRPYATGSLVRPFLSVTKEQILLYCRKFNLNPRIDPTNEKDTYTRNRIRQYILPFLKDEYHDIHEKFQAFSENLYEDQVYLEELTTQEMNKVIKQQRQGYLLMSRGSFLNISKPLQRRGIQLILNYLYKKIPSDLSSVHINNLLRFLEADKPSGVLHFPNKLTISRSYDDCMFTFEFTQSIPAYEYDIPIPGVIQLPNGHSLTASIHNGEYDKQDADIFLVDDSKVRFPIRVRTRKPGDKIQLKGMKGHKKVKDIFIDEKVPLEKRNAWPIVEDSNGTILWLPKLKKSAYELHTHKLRYVILYYK
- the hpt gene encoding hypoxanthine phosphoribosyltransferase; translation: MKHDIKEILISEEEIQAKVKDLGQLLTEEYQDRFPLVIGVLKGAMPFMSDLIKRIDTYLEMDFMDVSSYGKEMVSSGEVKILKDLDTSVEGRDILILEDIIDSGLTLSYLVELFKYRKAKSIRIVTLLDKPTGRKADIKADYVGFEVPDAFVVGYGLDYQEKYRNLPYIGVLKPEVYSN
- the ftsH gene encoding ATP-dependent zinc metalloprotease FtsH, with amino-acid sequence MNRIFRNTIFYLLIFLVIIGVVSFFSGSNQKTEAMRYDTFVGHLESGDIESLTLKPERGVYVVQGKLESYNEDQKFQTYIVDGDQALERINAAANSKEIQVKVDPADETSGWVTFFTSIIPFVIIFILFFFLLNQAQGGGSRVMNFGKSKAKLYSEEKKKVKFKDVAGADEEKQELVEVVEFLKDPRKFADLGARIPKGVLLVGPPGTGKTLLARAVAGEAGVPFFSISGSDFVEMFVGVGASRVRDLFENAKKNAPCIIFIDEIDAVGRQRGAGLGGGHDEREQTLNQLLVEMDGFGANEGIIIIAATNRPDILDPALLRPGRFDRQITVDRPDVNGREAVLKVHARNKPLDENVNLNAIAMRTPGFSGADLENLLNEAALVAARQDKKKIDMSDIDEATDRVIAGPAKKSRVISKKERNIVAYHEAGHTIIGVVLDEADMVHKVTIVPRGQAGGYAVMLPKEDRYFMTKPELLDKIVGLLGGRVAEELIFGEVSTGAHNDFQRATSIARRMVTEYGMSDKLGPMQFGQSQGGQVFLGRDIQNEQNYSDAIAHQIDLEIQQFIKDSYERARQILTENRDKLELVAQTLLKVETLDAEQIKHLVDHGTLPDRSPKSSDEDVKVNIQSKPDQEEEPKE
- a CDS encoding type III pantothenate kinase, which gives rise to MIFVLDVGNTNTVLGVYDGDELKYHWRIETSRNKTEDEYGMTIKALLEHVGLSFRDIHGIIISSVVPPIMFALERMCQKYFHLKPLIVGPGIKTGLNIKYENPREVGADRIVNAVAGIKLYGSPLIIVDFGTATTYCYIDEDKQYMGGAIAPGINISTEALYSRASKLPRIEIARPNSIVGKNTVSAMQAGILYGYVGQVEGIVTRMKEQSNVNPKVIATGGLATLIAKESDIIDIVDPFLTLKGLQIIYTKNME
- the hslO gene encoding Hsp33 family molecular chaperone HslO, whose amino-acid sequence is MSDYLVKALAYNNQVRAYAVKTTEAVGEAQRRHYTWPTASAALGRTMSAGVMMGAMLKGEQKLTIKVEGGGPIGAILVDSNAKGEVRGYVTNPQTHFDLNKHGKLDVARAVGTGGTLSVVKDVGMRDQFNGQVPIVSGELGEDFTYYFVTSEQVPSSVGVGVLVNPDNSILAAGGFIIQLLPGTDEATISAIEQRLETIEPISKLIQRGLTPEEILEEVLGKDNLKILETMPVQFKCQCSKERIGNAIISLGKDEIQSMIDEDGKAEAQCHFCNEMYHFPAEELKEMKEEAI
- the cysK gene encoding cysteine synthase A yields the protein MARVANSITELIGQTPIVKLNRLVEEDMADVYLKLEFMNPGSSVKDRIALAMIEDAEAKGVLKPGDTIIEPTSGNTGIGLAMVAAAKGYRAILTMPETMSIERRNLLRAYGAELVLTPGPEGMKGAVNKASELAKEHGYFIPQQFQNEANPEVHRKTTGKEIVEQFGDQLDAFVAGIGTGGTITGAGEVLKEAYPEIKLYAVEPADSPILSGGQPGPHKIQGIGANFIPGVLNTDLYDHIIPVKNEEAFDYARKVAKTEGVLVGISSGAAIFAALKVAKELGKGKKVLAIIPSNGERYLSTPLFQFEEQTQGQS